The Alnus glutinosa chromosome 7, dhAlnGlut1.1, whole genome shotgun sequence genome includes a region encoding these proteins:
- the LOC133873475 gene encoding large ribosomal subunit protein bL21m-like, with protein MANSRCLHALSRRTWALLSASTTLPSLRILLPLRTQPINPIESQLGGGLTAWCTHWSHPRHFSSNRENDDVSEYDDDNDYDEEVGESGEDESVGNSSASGLKREYSAEEREAEATAIGYKVVGPLERSDRVFKPYEAVFSVVQIGAHQFKVSNGDCIFTERLKFCEVNDKLILNKVLFLGSSTQTIVGRPIVPDAAVHAVVEEHALDAKVIIFKKKRRKNYRRTKGHRQELTKLRITDIQGIEKPEQIVTGKPTEAAQKKPEKVPVTA; from the exons ATGGCAAATAGTCGGTGCCTCCACGCCCTGAGCCGCCGCACATGGGCGCTCCTATCCGCGAGCACCACTCTCCCTTCCCTCCGAATCCTACTTCCTCTCCGCACCCAACCGATCAATCCCATTGAATCCCAACTCGGCGGCGGTTTAACCGCGTGGTGCACCCACTGGTCCCACCCTCGGCATTTCTCGTCCAACAGGGAAAACGACGACGTTTCGGAATACGACGATGACAACGACTACGACGAGGAAGTGGGCGAGAGTGGCGAGGACGAGAGCGTTGGGAATTCCTCGGCGTCGGGTTTGAAGAGAGAGTACTCGGCGGAGGAGAGAGAGGCGGAGGCCACGGCGATCGGTTACAAGGTGGTGGGCCCACTCGAGCGCTCCGACCGGGTTTTCAAACCCTACGAGGCGGTTTTCTCTGTCGTTCAG attgGGGCACACCAGTTCAAGGTGAGCAATGGGGATTGCATTTTCACCGAGAGATTGAAGTTCTGCGAGGTGAATGACAAG TTAATTTTGAACAAGGTTCTCTTTCTCGGATCCAGTACTCAGACCATTGTTGGTAGGCCCATTGTACCAGATGCAGCTGTTCATGCAGTTGTTGAAGAGCAT gcaTTAGATGCAAAGGtcattatttttaagaaaaagaggaggaagaattaTCGCCGCACCAAAGGACATCGCCAG GAGCTGACTAAATTAAGGATAACTGATATTCAAGGAATTGAGAAACCTGAACAGATAGTCACCGGGAAGCCTACAGAGGCTGCTCAGAAGAAGCCAGAAAAGGTTCCAGTCACTGCTTAA